The Lactuca sativa cultivar Salinas chromosome 2, Lsat_Salinas_v11, whole genome shotgun sequence genome includes a window with the following:
- the LOC111918891 gene encoding peroxisomal adenine nucleotide carrier 1 — MSSIDLESISEATSGAIGAVLSTTILYPLDTCKAKYQAEVRSHGRQKYKKLSDVLLEAVSSGRVLSLYQGLGTKNLQSFIAQFVYFYGYSYFKRLYQIKYNTKSIGTKANLILAAAAGACTAIITQPLDTASSRMQTSAFGRSKGLWAMLTEGSWIEAFDGLGISLLLTSNPAIQYTVFDQLKQRLLDGKLKKSGNGSSPESLSAFSAFLLGAISKSIATVLTYPAIRCKVMIQAADSSDEETKEKEKKPKKTILSVLDAIWKREGVPGFFKGLQAQILKTVLSSALLLMIKEKITATTWVLILAITRYMVVTQGRVKGK; from the exons ATGTCTTCGATTGATCTGGAATCTATCTCGGAGGCTACATCAGGAGCAATTGGAGCTGTTTTGAGCACAACCATCTTGTACCCTCTTGACACATGTAAAGCTAAGTATCAGGCTGAGGTTCGCTCTCATGGCCGACAGAAATACAA GAAACTATCAGATGTGTTGTTGGAAGCAGTATCCAGTGGTCGAGTTTTATCATTATATCAAGGCCTTGGAACAAAGAATTTACAATCTTTTATAGCACAATTTGTATACTTTTATGGATACAGCTACTTTAAAAGATTGTATCAGataaaatacaacacaaaatcAATTGGAACAAAAGCAAATTTGATTCTTGCAGCTGCTGCAGGTGCATGTACTGCTATCATAACTCAG CCTCTTGATACAGCATCATCACGAATGCAAACAAGTGCATTTGGGAGATCAAAAGGGCTTTGGGCAATGCTTACAGAAGGAAGTTGGATTGAAGCTTTTGATGGACTTGGCATCTCTTTACTTCTAACTTCAAACCCTGCAATCCAA TATACAGTGTTCGATCAGCTAAAGCAAAGACTTTTAGATGGGAAGTTGAAAAAATCAGGGAACGGGTCTTCTCCCGAATCTCTTTCTgctttttccgcctttttgctTGGAGCAATTTCTAAAAGCATTGCAACGGTTCTTACATATCCGGCTATTAG GTGTAAGGTCATGATTCAGGCTGCAGATTCGAGTGATGAAGAAACCAAAGAAAAGGAAAAGAAACCAAAAAAAACAATATTGAGTGTTCTTGATGCTATTTGGAAAAGAGAAGGGGTACCTGGTTTTTTCAAGGGATTACAAGCTCAAATACTGAAAACAGTATTAAGTTCTGCATTACTTTTAATGATAAAAGAAAAAATTACAGCCACTACTTGGGTCTTGATTCTTGCAATTACAAGGTATATGGTTGTGACACAAGGAAGGGTAAAGGGCAAATAA